The window ATCAAATCAGTACCAATTTCATTTGGCCTTTTGGTGCTAACTTTTAGCTTTTGATAGCTTTTCCCAGAAATCAGATAGCAGCTTTTTCCTAAAAACTCAGAACAAAATTGCGCAATCATTCTATTGATTTCTGGCACCACTGAACTGAAACCAATCTGATCAATCTGTTCGATTTTGATATCGTTTTCCAAGAAAAAAAGATGAAGTTCCTTTTCTATCTGAATTAAAGAAAGCTCAGTACTCGTATTCACACGACATTCATACTTCCAAGTCTTGGTCTCGTCATCATAAAATCCAAAAACAATATTTGAGTTGCCTGCATCAATGGAAAGAAACATAGGATAAATGATTTTAGAGAGTCCGAACAAAAATTAGCCAATCCAAAGATAAAAATTGATTTTAAGGTTTTTAGAATTTTGGTTACTTTCGGACATGTATGAAATAAGAAAAGGAGAAAAGAAAGATCTTCCAAGGGTTTTGGAATTGGTCAAAGAACTGGCACTTTATGAAAAAGCGCCTGAGCAAGTCACCAATACTGTCGAAATGATGGAAGAAGACGGCTTTGGAGCAAATCCAGTTTATGGTTTTTTTGTAGCTGTGAAAAAAAGTACAGGAGAAATTATTGGCATCTCGATTTACTATTATCGCTACAGTACTTGGAAAGGGCGCAGACTTTATTTGGAAGATATAGTCGTTACAGAATCGGAGCGAGGAAATGGTGCGGGAAAACTACTTTTCGATAGAACAATGCTTAAATGTCTTGAAGACAACTGTTCAGGAATGATGTGGCAAGTCTTAGATTGGAATGAGCCTGCAATCAATTTCTATAAAAAATACGGTGCAGATCTCGACGGTGAATGGATCAATTGTAACCTGCAGTCTGATGAAATCCAAGCCCTGCTTGGAAAAGTTAATTAAGTGGATTAAGGGATTGGTTATTAGTTGCAAGTCACAAAGACTAATTATTATTCAGTCCCATATTTTTCTTAGTAAACTATTTCCACATAATAACTGATAACCAATAACTCTTTAAGATGAACATTTCACTAAAAAATCATAGAATACTAGTTACTGGCGCTTCTCGCGGAATTGGACGAGGAATTGCCGAGCAACTTTCCGCATCAGGAGCTGAAGTCTTGATTCATTTCAATAGTAACCTTGAAGAAGCAAGATCTTTGCAAGAACGCTTGCCTAATATATCTCATTTAGTTCCTTGCGATCTTTCTGACTTATCATCTGTAAAGGGGTGGATTCCAGATTTGATTAAAGCTTATGGTCCGATCGATTCAATTGTCAACAATGCAGGGATAGCAATTTCAATTGCTGATGATGCGGAAACTGATGATTGGACAGCTGCATGGCTCAAGACCATGGATGTAAATATCAATGCTTTGGCAATTATTACAAAAGAGTTTATTGAGCATGCAAAAAGTAGAAAAAATGGCCGTATAGTCAACATTTCCTCTCGTGCAGCTTTCCGGGGAGATACTCCAGATTATTTGGCTTATGCGGCATCTAAGGCAGCAATAGTAAGCTACACCAAATCAATTGCTCGCTATTATGGAAAAGAAGGAATTATGGCATTTGTAATAGCTCCTGGGTTTACTCGCACAGATATGGCTCAAGACTTTATGGATCAATACGGTGAAGCCTATGCCTTGAATGATATTGCACTTCCTACATTGACCGAACCAAAAGATATCGCTCCGATGGTAACACTTCTTTGTTCTGGCTTTGCTGATCACGCTACAGGATGTACCATTGATATCAATGCAGGATCTTATGTACATTAGTAGAATGCCCAAGTAATAACTTTTAGAAATCTTTAACTTAAAACTCAAAATGAGGTTATTAACATAAAACAATCTCTTTACCACATGTCTAAAAGTGATTCCTTAACCCCAGAAATGCTCAAAATCATTAAGATTTTTGGAATTGGATCTTTGGCATTCGTTTTTCTATTATCATTTTTTAATGAAAAGAGAGCAAATAATTCTGGGAAGGAAACATCCATTCTGAGCATAACCGATGCAGAACGCTTGTATTTCAAAAATGTCAGAGGCTTATATTATGACCTCGAGGGCAGAGATGATGCAAAAATGTCCGTGTATCGGTACGGAAAGCGAGTTCAAGAGGCAGATCATCCGCTCCTCAATCTTTCAATTTTAATCAATAGAGTAAAAGATGAAGCATACATCTATGTTGAGTCATCGAAAGATTTAAGTTCTTTCTCCCTAAGAGTACAATCTGGTACGCAGACTGATACAATAAAATTTGTTACAGGAGATAAGATTGCACATTTTGAATTTGTGGAGAAACTTTATCCCTTGTTGGAAGAAAATACCTATTTTGAGATATTGATAGACGAGGATTGGATTCCTATTTTGATCGATGAAAAGGAAAGAGATGCCTTAAGAATCCCAATAAAAGACTTCTACCGCTTGATCAACAAACCCGAATAACTTCATGGATCTAAAAAGAATTGATAACCTTTGGAAGTTTCTTTGTCTTGCTATCTATTAAATATTTTTTGATTCTTGAGTTTCATGCAGTTTGGTAGAATAGTCGTGTCGCTTCTAGCGTTTCACAAAAAAAGCACCCCCGAAATCGAAGATGCTTTTATGCTTAATAAAACTTGAAATTTATTTAAAATCTCATTTTTACTCCAGCCAGAAAGTTTGTTCCAGCCATTGGGTAATAGAAATTCTCCGTGGTTAATTCTCTTCCTGCCCCTCCTTCTCCAGGAAGGAAGTATGAGAAAGTGTATCCATTTGGTTCATACAGTTTATTAAAGATGTTGTAAACCATCAAAGTGAATTCCATATTTTTCACAAAGCGTGGTCTCAAGGCATAATTCAATCTTAAATCTGTGGTCCAAAATGCATCTAGCATGCGATTATCATTCATGGTATTATCCATGTATTGACTACCAACATATTTGTTTAGCAAGCTTATTTCGAAGTTTTTGATTGGTTTGTAATCCAAAATCGCTGAAGCAACTACATTTGGTGAAAAAGCAATGTCTGTATCAGTGTAAGTTATTTCTTCTTGGAAAAATTCTGCAGCAGAGTAGTCGTCTATATACTCCGTAAATTCTGAAATTTTGTTTCTACTTATAGCCAAATTACCACCAAATGTAAATTGAGGAGAGAAGTTATATGCCCCATCTATTTCAATCCCAGCTCGATAAGAATTTGCGACATTATCCCTCACATAAGCACCCACATCATTCAACTGACCCGTTAAGACAAGTTGATTATTGTAATTCATGTAGTAGAAATTCACATTATAAGCATACTTGCTTGTATTGGCTTTGATTCCTGCTTCTATATTTTGAAGATTCTCAGCTTGAGGTGCTCGATCTACAATAGGTGAATCAGTAAAATCCCTCCTTACAGGCTCCCTATTTGCCACTGCATAAGATGCGTATAACGAATTCCCAGAACTAGTTTGATAAGTCAGTCCGAATTTAGGATTAAAGAAATTATAGCTAACATTTCCTGAGACATTTCTCAGGTCATTATTTAAACCATCAAAGCGATAATCCACTCCTCTATATTGCAAATCACCAAAAAGAAATAGCCCTTCTGAAGCTTCGTATGTACCTTTTAAATAGACATTTCTATCATCTTTGACTGCATTGTTATCATAGTATCTGTCTCTAATATTGACATTATCTGCATATTGCATCCAGATAATTTCTCCAAAATGATCTCCATCATAACGATTGATGCCTCCACCCAGGACAGCATCAAGTCTGGCATCATTTGAAATATAATTCAGCGAGAAAACACCACCAAAGAAATCATTATCTAACCATCTTCTGCGAATAATATCCATTCTAGAGATACTTTCTCCTCCGATAATAACAGGAGAAAGATCATAACTACTCAACCTATCATTTTCTCTAAATTGTTCGTAATAACCACGTCCATAAGTATAATGCAAAGCTCCATTTGCCTTCCAATTTTGGTTAATTTTTCCTGTGTAAATAAACTGATAATGATCCTGCTGATAATTATCAGTTTGGTTATCATAAGTATAGAGATTGAATGTCCGATTTGTTTCTAAAAGCGCTTCGGGTACACCTTCCCACGCTTGATAGGTTTTTTCAGCGCCAGAAAAGACGTTCAGTTTGAAAACATGATTTTCACCATAATACCCACCTGTTAGGAAATAAGATTTGAGATTAGATGAAGCGCGATCCATATAACCATCAGATGTGATTTGAGATAATCTGGCATCAAAAGCCCATCGATTATTCAATAGCCCAGTTCCTGCCTTTACCGTGTGTCTCCTGGTATTAAAAGACCCAAAAGAATTGTCTATTTCTCCATAAGCTTCATCCTGACGCGTATCTGTCTGAATGTTAATACTGGCACCAAAGGTGGCTGCTCCATTAGTGGATGTACCGACACCTCTTTGAATTTGCATATTATCAACAGAAGATGCAAAATCAGGCATATTTACCCAAAACACTCCATGTGATTCTGCGTCGTTCATCGGAATACCATTGACTGTCACGTTGATTCGTGTCTGATCTGAACCTCTAATCCTTAGCCCAGTATAGCCTACTCCGGCTCCTGCGTCCGAAAAACTCACCACAGATGGCGTATAATTCAACAACATCGGAATATCCTGCCCAAGATTCAACTTGGCTATTTCTTCCTTTTTGATGTTTTGAAAAGTTGTTGGAGTCACGTCTGAAGCTCTTGTTCCATTCACAACAAATTCTTCAGTGAAAATACTGCTTTGTTCCAAAGAGATATTGATTTCCTCAGTATTTGGAACAGTGATTTTTAAAGTTTGTGTTGTGTAACCTAAAAAAGACACTCTCAAATCATAAGTTCCTTGAGGTATATTTCTAATCTCAAAGTTTCCAGAAATATCTGTGGTTGATCCTCTTCCAGTTCCTTCTAAAAGCACATTGGTCCCAGCCAGTAATTCTCCCGTTGAGGCATCCTTTACAGTTCCATTAATCTTGTTCTGTGCTGTTGCAACAAAACACACCAGCAGCAGTGCCAGTGTAAATCCTAATTGTTTCATTTGATTTAATTACTTTGCCGAAAACCGGCTGGTTAAACATCGGAAAACCAAGGGGATGATTTTCTTCATTTTGTTTACCCGTTTCCAAGTCAAATACAGCAGAATTGCATGCATGCGCAAAGTCTAAGCTTTATGGACTAATCCAAAGTTTTCAAAGAAAACTTGACTGCTCTATTTTCATTGGTTACTCATTTCCCTTCGCCGGCACTACCCGGATCAGGTATTGTGGGTATGATCTCAGCCTGATATTTTAAGGCACCCCTAATGATCTATGCTGCAAATGTAGGTGGAAAAGCTTAATATCCAAAAATGCTGAAAATAAAAAAACCCGCTGCTCAAAACTGAACAGCGGGAAAAATTAAGACTTTTGTGTTTATTGGTTATTACCTAAATTTCTCAAATGATTGACATGAGAGGTAAATGCCATACTGAGTTTTGGATGCTCCAAGTATGGGATTCCATATTCTCTACAAGTTTCTTTTATGATCTTGCTTATCGCCGGATAGTGAACGTGAGAGATATTTGGAAATAAATGGTGCTCAACTTGAAAATTTAACCCACCAACTAACCAGGAAAGTACTTTGTTATTGGTGGCAAAGTTTGAAGTAGTTTTTAACTGATGGATTGCCCAATCATCTTCCAATTTGTTGGTTTCTATATTTGGCATTGGGAAAGAGGCTTCTTCGACAGCATGTGCTAACTGGAATACAACACTTAAGAGAATTCCTGTTGAAATCCCATAAACCAAAAATCCTATCAACCAAGGTGTAAATCCAAGCATATAAAGTGGAATTGCTACAAATAGTATGATATGAAGCAGTTTGAAACCCCAGAAAGACAAGTGGTCTCCAACAGTCATTTTCTGAATTGGGACAATTCCCACTTTTTTGGTTGCATATTTTTTGTAATCCGTCACAAAAATCCAATACAAGTACAGCAGTGAGTAGACGAATAAGAAGTATTTATGTTGATACTTATGGATACGATGAAATTTTTGATTTGGGCAAAGTCTCAAGAAAGGTCTTGCATTCATATCGTCATCTACTTCATCTATATTGGTAAAAGAGTGATGAACTACATTATGTTTGGTTTTCCACATGAATACATTCGCTCCTAAAAAATTGATTGAAACTCCAGCGAGTTCATTGACCCAATTTTTCTTACTAAAGCTACCATGTGCACCATCATGCATCACGTTGAAACCGATGGTTGAAGCCAAGGCTCCTAAAAGCACACAGCCAACCAAGGCAATAGCCCAGTGTGGTGTGAAGAATATAAGCGTTACATAAGTTGCTATGTAAGCACAAACCAGCAGAATGGCTTTGAAGTAAAGAGAGAAATTTCCTGTTTGGTTGAGATTTTTTTCTGTAAAGTAATTTTTGATCCTCAATTTTAAATCTGAATGGAAAGAGGATGCGGCACTGAATCTAGGCGGACGCATAATAATGTTTTTAATGAAATTAATAATCAGAATGCAAAATCGCTGGGTGATTATCAGACATTCTGCTATAAAGGTACATCAAAAAAATTTAGAAAATAAAAAACTGACAAATATCATCTTCTTGAGGCTGTTGCATTTAAGGATTTTTAACAGTCCATTTGAGGTTTTTACAAGCCATTATTTTTCAAGGCTTTCATAGCTGCCACAAACCGATCAATATAATTCCCTTGGATTATTTCAAAAGGCACTTTTGATTTTTGAAGTAAATTATGATAAAGATCAAAAAAGTAATTACGCATTTCTGGATCAGGATGCTCTCTTTGGGGGTCTTCCTCCCAAGGAATGTCCACATTCGTCAAAAGGTACAAATCATATTTTCTATGCTTTATTTGTTCCAGAATCCAAGGGTCTGTTTTTCCGAATCTATGATTACTCCAGACATCTATTACTTGCAAATCGGTATCAATAAAAAGATACTTCTTGGCATTTTTCAAGGCAGAATCTTCGGCATAAATCTGCCCTTTTGCGATTTGAAGTAAATCATCAAATTCATAAGGGCGATTCAAATTTTCGATAAACTGCCTTGCATATTCATGCACCCAAGGTTCATTGTAAGCAGCTGCTAAGGCTTGAGAAAGCGTACTTTTCCCTGTAGATTCGGGTCCGATAATTACAATTTTTTTAATTTCCATTTGAAGATTGCTTCACTGACTTAATCCAAGAAAATAAACCTATAAAAGCCAACACAGTAAAAAACACAAATTGAAAAGATGTCAGCATCAGACCTTTATAGAAATACAAGGGAATAGAAACAAGGTCCGTTATTATCCAAGCAATCCAGTTTTCCACTTTCTTTTTGGCCATCAGCCACATCCCGACAAAGGCTGAGGAAGTAGTAAATGAATCCCAATAAGGGACATCGCTATCTGTAAAATTGGCTAAAATAAAATAAAGCAGCCCATAGGAGACAAAAAATAAAGCTATAGATTTGAGAATACCCCTTTGGCTTAGCCATGTAACGGGCAACTCAGCTTCAAAACCACTTGGCCTACTCCACAAATACCAGCCATAAATAGACATGCCGAAATAATAAGCGTTGATTCCCATATCTGCATAAAGCTTATATTTCAGACAAATATAAACATAGATCAAGGTGCTGATCATTCCTGTAGGAAATACCCAAATATTCTTTTTGATAGAATAAAAAACACTTGCAATTCCAAAAAATACTGCAAAAGCTTCCAGCAATGACATCTCTGCTATCCCTTGTTGGAAACTTTCTAAAATCCCGTCAAATTCCATGTGGCGAATTAAGTCAATATTTTCTTTGTAGCAAACATTAATAAAATGTGTTTTCATGATTTAGAAAACCAATAGCATAAAGTGGAATATTTACCAGCCAATCTTCTTTTCTATATCCTGACATTGATGTTCGAATGGAGACTGGAATTTTATATTTCTCAGAAAAAACTTTGAGACTTTTTGCTTTCAAATTTTCTTCTGCTTTGACCTCAACCGGATAAACTTTACCATCTAATTGAATTATAAAATCAATTTCCGCTGTCGATTTTTCTGTAGACCAATAGAACGGATGAATATTTCTTGCCAGAAATTGCTGAAGAACATATTGTTCAGTCAAAGCACCTTTGAATTCTTCAAAGAGGTGATTTCCTTCCAAAATTGACTTGGAATCTAAGTCCGTCAAAGCTCCTAAAAGTCCAATATCAAGCATAAAAAGTATGAAGGAATTAATATTCTCATAAGCTTTCAATGGAATTCCCGGTTTAGAAATTTTATTCACCCGATGAACTAATCCAGAATCATAAAGCCATGCCAAAGCCAATTCAAAGTCCTTTGTTCTAGCTCCTTGTTTGACTTGCCCATAGATGAATTTTTTATTTTCTTTTGTTAATTGAGAAGGGATAGCATTCCATAGCATTCGAATTCTAGGTATGATTTCGACTGGTGCGTGCTTAGAAAAATCTTGTTCATAAGCTGCCAAAATTCCCTTTTGAATTTTTCTAACTTCCTTCAAATCTCCATATTGAACATAATTTGTAACTGCTTCAGGCATTCCACCCACGAAGTAATATTGTTTCAAAAGCACAATATATTTCTCCTTAAAAGTATTGATCAAAGCCCAATCCCGATTCTTAACTAATTCAATCAGGTCTTCTTCATTCATAGCCATTAGAAACTCTTCAAAATCTAATGGATAAAGATTTAAAAAATCAACTTTTCCTAGGGAATAAATGTATCAGAACACATTTTTTCGAATGAAAAAATGTAAACCATTACACTTTTTCAAAGGAAAAAAATTGAAGATCCTATTGTAAACAAAAAAAGCCCTCAAAGCATGACTCTGAGGGCTCTTTTTTAGTTGAAGAAGCTATTCTTTATTTTCTTCAATAAATTGTTTTTGAATTTCATCTTCACCTTCAAGGCCTTCCTCTTTGAAGAATTTGCTTTGGAAAACTAATATAATCGCTACTCCTGCAAAAATCGATGCATCAGCAATATTGAAAATTGGCCATAATGCAGTATAACTTCCTCCCCATAAAGGTACCCATTCAGGGATATATCCTTCCCAAATATCAATGTAAAACATATCTACTACTTGTCCATGAAACCATGGTGTAGTGGCATCATAAGGTGCATTATTTAAGAATACGCCATAAAAAATGCTATCTATCAGATTTCCTATTGCACCGCCTAAAATCATCGCAATGCAAATAAGATAACCAACATGCATCTTCTTATCAATGATATAATAGAGGTAATAACCAATCCCAAACATGGCCACCAACCTGAACGAAGTCAAGATGATTTTACCATATTCAAAAGGTAATTTCATCCCAAATGCCATACCTGGATTAGTTGTGTAGTGGAGTTTGAACCAATCCCCGAAAATCTTGATCTGACCTGGGGTTCCAAAATCCATTTGATAATGAACCAATAATTTGACCACCTGATCTAGAATAATCACTGCAAGTGCTATCCCAAAATATTTTAGATACTTCATGTATTCCTATTAAAACCACAGATTTAAGGATTTTTTTTGATTTTAACCCCTATGTATGGTTGATATTTTAATTAATTAGCCTTTGAAACTTTAACTGACAACTCAAAGTCATCCATATCTAATTTAATAGAGTCCGCGATAGATTCCATTACTTCTAAACTTAATGCTTGTGTCTCAGTCTTTATATATCCTCCGAAGTTTTCAAATGAAGCATTGACCAAATCATCGTGTTTGGCTACTTGAATGTGAATTTTATCTTGAACATCTAATCCCATATCTTTTCTTAGATTTTGGATTCTATTTACCAAGTCTCTAGCAATTCCTTCTTGCTTCAATTCTTCAGTCAAAGTCACATCAAGAGCAACCGTCAATCCCTGATCTGAGGCTACTGACCAATCTGGAATATCCTGAGAGCTAATCAAAACTTCTTCTAGAAGCAATTCTAATGACTCCCCATCTACATTCACATTGATCTTGCCATTTCGTTCGATTTCTGAAATCTCCGACTTTCCCCAAGAATTGATAGCTGCTACTACAAAGCGCATTTTAGGCCCAAGCTTTTTACCCAAAATAGGTAAGTTAGGTTTTACACTTTTCACCAAAACATCAGAAGCATCATCAATATATTCTACCGACTTGATATTTACCTCAGATTTGATAAGCTCTTCAACATGCTGAATTTGAACCTTTGTTTTATCATTCAATACAGGAATTAAAATTCTCTGTAAAGGTTGTCTCACTTTGATGCCGATCTTAGGATTTTTTCTTAAAGAATGAACCAAAGATGAAATTCTTTGAGCTAAATCCATGCTTTCTTCCAAATCTTTGTTGATCAAGGATTCGTTAGCATTATTCCAATCAGTCAAGTGAATCGACTCCATTGGATTTGCTGTGGCCTCAGTCAGATTTTTATACATCCAATCTGAATAGAACGGTGCAAAAGAAGACATCAACTGACTCAGTGACATCAAGCATTCGTATAAAGTCTCGTAAGCAGCCTGCTTGTCTGGGTTCAAATCACCTCTCCAGAATCTCTTTCTTGCCAATCTCACATACCAGTTTGACAACTGATCTACTGTGAAATTCATGATCGCTCTTGTCGCTTTGGTAGCGTCATAATTATCCATGGAACTCTCAACTTCTGAAATCAAAGTTTGAAGTTTTGAGATAATCCACTGATCCAACTCTGCTCTTTGGGCTACAGGAATACTCTTGTTATTGTCATAAACAAAATGATCCAAATTCGCATAAAGGACAAAGAAATTGTATGTATTCTGAAGTGTTCCAAAGAATCTTCTTTGCACTTCTGCAACACCTTCCAAGCTAAATTTCAAATTATCCCACGGATTTGCATTGCTGAGCATATACCAACGCAAAGCATCAGGCCCATATTCTTTTAAGGTCTTGAATGGATCCACAGCATTGCCCAATCTCTTAGACATTTTATTACCGTTTTTATCCAAAACCAATCCGTTGGCAATGACATTTTTGAAAGAAACTGAATCAAATAACATCACAGCCAAAGCATGTAAGGTGAAGAACCAACCTCTAGTTTGATCTACTCCTTCGGCAATGTAATCTGCTGGATAATTCGAATTGAAAATATCTTCGTTCTCAAAAGGATAATGCCATTGTGCATAAGGCATCGCTCCAGAATCAAACCAAACATCGATCAGATCAGGTTCGCGGTACATAGCCACGCCTTTAGGAGAAAGTAAAATCACATCATCTACATAAGGTCTATGCAAATCAATTTCTTCTTCATTGATTGGAGAAGATTCCATCAATCCAGCTTCAATGGATTTTTTGATTTCTGATTTCAATTCATCGATTGATCCGATGCAAATTTCTTCCGATCCATCTTTTGTTCTCCAGATAGGAAGCGGAGTTCCCCAGAATCTGGATCTACTCAAGTTCCAATCCACCAAATTCTCCAACCAATTCCCAAAACGACCGATTCCAGTTGCCTCAGGCTTCCAGTTGATCGTCTTGTTCAATTCTACCATTCTATCCTTGTAAGCAGTGGTTTTGATAAACCAGCTTTCTAAAGGATAATAGAGGATGGGCTTGTCAGTTCTCCAGCAATGTGGATAGCTGTGTTCGTATTTTTCGACCTTGAAGGCCTTGTTTTCATTCTTTAAAATAATGGTGATGATGATGTCCGTATTTTTGTAATCTTTGCTATCTTCATCATCATTGGTGTAATTTTTTACAAAGAAATCATCTTCACCAAACTCTTTATGAGCTGTGATTCCATGCTCCTTCATTTTGGCAGCGAGGTATTTTCCTACCACTGGCAAGAATTTACCCTGCTTATCGACTACAGGGATTTCATTGCCTTTTTCGTCCTGCACAAATACTCCAGGAATATTATTCTGAACCAAAGTTCTAAAATCGTCTGCACCAAAAGCTTTTGCGAGATGGACGATTCCTGTACCATCTTCAGTAGTCACATAATCTCCAGATATTACCGTAAACGCAGGATTTGGAAGTGTCAAGTCAGCTATTGGAAAAATTTGTTCATATTCCAAGCCAAGCAAATCTGCACCTTTCATCTCCTCGACAACTTCATAAGGAATCAATTTATCACCAGCTTTATAATCAGCTATAGCTAAATCTTTTGCTTTTGCATTGAAGTAAGAACCAATTCTAGCTTTCGCTAAAATCACTTGTTGTGGCTCAAAAGTATAGGGATTGAAAGTTCTCACTTTCACGTAATCCAATTTTTCTCCAATTGCCAAAGCGGAGTTAGAAGGCAAGGTCCAAGGCGTGGTGGTCCAGGCTAAAATGTATGTATTTTCTTCACCTTTCAGTTTAAACTGAGCGGTGATGGAAGTATCTTTCACATCTCTGTAGCAACCAGGCTGATTGAGTTCATGTGAGCTCAGACCAGTACCAGCAGCAGGAGAAT is drawn from Belliella baltica DSM 15883 and contains these coding sequences:
- the ileS gene encoding isoleucine--tRNA ligase, whose product is MKKYQEFKQVDYPNIGESVLQYWKENDIFNKSVVNREGAETFTFFEGPPSANGTPGIHHVMARTLKDIFCRYKTLKGFQVKRKGGWDTHGLPVELQVEKELGITKEDIGKKISVEEYNRKCRETVMRFKDEWDDLTEKIGYWVDLDDPYITFDAKYIETLWHLLKRLYDKDLLYKGYTIQPYSPAAGTGLSSHELNQPGCYRDVKDTSITAQFKLKGEENTYILAWTTTPWTLPSNSALAIGEKLDYVKVRTFNPYTFEPQQVILAKARIGSYFNAKAKDLAIADYKAGDKLIPYEVVEEMKGADLLGLEYEQIFPIADLTLPNPAFTVISGDYVTTEDGTGIVHLAKAFGADDFRTLVQNNIPGVFVQDEKGNEIPVVDKQGKFLPVVGKYLAAKMKEHGITAHKEFGEDDFFVKNYTNDDEDSKDYKNTDIIITIILKNENKAFKVEKYEHSYPHCWRTDKPILYYPLESWFIKTTAYKDRMVELNKTINWKPEATGIGRFGNWLENLVDWNLSRSRFWGTPLPIWRTKDGSEEICIGSIDELKSEIKKSIEAGLMESSPINEEEIDLHRPYVDDVILLSPKGVAMYREPDLIDVWFDSGAMPYAQWHYPFENEDIFNSNYPADYIAEGVDQTRGWFFTLHALAVMLFDSVSFKNVIANGLVLDKNGNKMSKRLGNAVDPFKTLKEYGPDALRWYMLSNANPWDNLKFSLEGVAEVQRRFFGTLQNTYNFFVLYANLDHFVYDNNKSIPVAQRAELDQWIISKLQTLISEVESSMDNYDATKATRAIMNFTVDQLSNWYVRLARKRFWRGDLNPDKQAAYETLYECLMSLSQLMSSFAPFYSDWMYKNLTEATANPMESIHLTDWNNANESLINKDLEESMDLAQRISSLVHSLRKNPKIGIKVRQPLQRILIPVLNDKTKVQIQHVEELIKSEVNIKSVEYIDDASDVLVKSVKPNLPILGKKLGPKMRFVVAAINSWGKSEISEIERNGKINVNVDGESLELLLEEVLISSQDIPDWSVASDQGLTVALDVTLTEELKQEGIARDLVNRIQNLRKDMGLDVQDKIHIQVAKHDDLVNASFENFGGYIKTETQALSLEVMESIADSIKLDMDDFELSVKVSKAN